The Paenibacillus beijingensis nucleotide sequence CGGCGGATCGATTCCTATCGTCGAATTGTTCTCGCGGCTGCTGAGCGTTCCGGTCGTCATGATGGGCTTCGGGCTGCCGGACGAGAACCTGCATGCGCCGAACGAGCATTTTAACCTGGAAAACTTCGATAAAGGATTGCTGACGATTGTGGAGTTTCTGAAACGGCTGTAATCCGCTACACGTTCGTCCCGTTCGTCCGGTAAATCGCCTTGTTTTCGAGTCCCCGGATCGGCGGCGTCCACGGCTCGGTGTCCGGCGTCGAATCGAGCGCATCCTCGACCATCTGCATTTTGGCGTCGAGCGCGTCGATATGATGCAGGGCGACGGCCTCGGCGGTCTGCGGCAGCACGGGGCTGCCCCATTCCGGAAGGTTGTGATGCGACAGCACCATATGCTGCAGCGCCACCACCTTCTCGGACCGGGGATCGATATTAAGGCGGACGGCGGCTTCCGTAATCCAGCTCGCTGCAATCGAAATATGGCCGATCAGCTTGCCCGTCAGACTGTATTCGGAGACGATGCCGAGCCGGGCGTCCATTTCTTCGGTTTTGGCAATATCATGCAAAATGATGCCCGCTTTCAGCATATCCGGGTTTAAAAAGGGCCGCTGCCGGCATAAAAATTCGCCCAGCTCCAGCATGCGCGCCATATGATACGCAAGTCCCGCATAATAGGCGTGATGATGGGTTTTGGCCGCGGGATAATGCATCAGCTTCTCTTCCGCTCTGTCAACGCAGAAGGCGGTCAGATCGTGGATTTCGCGGTCCGTTATGCTGCCGAGCGCCTGCTTGATCGCATGCACGAGATCGATCGGCCGGATCGGCGCGGAGCGGATAAAATCGGTCAGCGACACTCCGTCTTCGTCGTTCGCCTTGCGGATCTGCATAATTTTGACCTGAAGCTTCTCGCGGTACAGCTGCACGATGCCCTTCACCTTCACAAGCGCCATCGGGAAAAACGTCTCTTTATCCGTCGGCGACACGTCCCAAAATTTGGCGGATATTTGCCCGCTCGAATCGCCCAGCACGATATCGAAATAATCTTTGGGCGGCGTCGAATTGGTCTGCCTCACTTCGAGCTCCCGCAGCAGGTAAAAGCCGACGAACTGATCTTGCGCATTCATATCTTTTATTAGTGTCATGATTACTCCTTCCCTCAGCCATCCCGATGTTGCCGCGGATGGCAGAGCGCTTCCGACAATGTCCGGAACTCGATCTTTTTGATCTACAGCAATTCGACAAAATTCAAGTTAATCCTGCTTCATAAGGAGGCGTCAATATGCTGACAAGCCTGTATGGAAAAGAAGTCGCAATTTATTTCATTGACGGGACGAGTGTAAACGGGGGAACACTGGAGCAGGCGGACGATACGTTTGTGAAATACCGCACGGAATACGAGGATCTGTATATTCCCGTTACGTCGATCCGCAGCATAACCGTTAATACAAAAGAACGCCAGCGCCCGCGCATCGGGTTCGGCATCGAATAATATGGCAATAAACGTTAACGGAGGCTAGCATGAGAAAGCTTGTGTTTTTTCTGGGACCGGCCGGAGCGGGAAAGACGACTCTGGCGAAAACGCTGGCGAAACAGCGCCGCGCCGCTTTTTTTGATATGGATACGCTGACCCGGCCGGCGGCCGAGGCGATCATGACACTGTTAGGACAGGATCCGGACGACCGCGACTCGCCCGTTTACAAACGGCACTGCCGCGATTTGGGGTACCGCATCACGATGGACGCCGCGCTGGAAAATGTGGAGCTTGGGACGGACGCGTTCGTTGTTGGCCCCTTCACCAAAGAGATTGAAGACCCTTTATGGCATAAGCAGGAGCTTGCCCGGATCGGCGCTTCACCAAATGACGTTGACGTCAAGGCGCTGTTTGTTTTTCTCCCGGACGACGAGCACTACCGCCGCCGCATTCAGGACAGAGGTTCGCATCTGGACGAGTGGAAGCTGAGCAACTGGAGCCGCTTCAGCCCGTCGCTGATCCGGCGGGACATCAAATGGGAGCTTCCTCCCTCTTCCATCCTCTATTTCGATAACTCGGGACCTTTGACGGAAGAGAAGTTTGCGCAAATCGAGCGGTTCGTGTACGGAAACGACGGGGGAAAATAAAGAAGCTGCCCCAAACCACCATGACCTAGGGGCCACCGCCATAAGGCCGGTCAGTGGTTGGCTCTTTCGGACCTCAACGCGGGTTGTCACTCCGACATGGTTTTGCCTACAAAAAGACGCTTCCTTCCCCGGCTTATACAGTGGTTCCGGAAGCGTCTTTGCGCATTGATTGGGACTAACTCACTGACTCACACCCTGATACCCTTTTGGGAAGCCCCTTGTCGTTTCACTGAAAACCCGTCATTTTGATCGGCCGGCAGCGATCTCCCGGATTAAATCCGGCAGCCAATCGTTCAGTTGCTCGAACGCAAAACCGGCGGCTTCCGCTTTTTCCGTATCCATGTACCAAGGCTCGGGCACGCCAAACGGCGACATGTGGATCTGCTCCGTCTCGCTGACGATATCGGCCGGTTTGCCGACCGCTTCCGAAATAAACGACACGATTTCCCCGGGGGATATTTCCCCTTTGGAACAAGCGTTTACCGGCCCAGCCAGCTCGGATCGGCCCAGCCAGGCGAGGAACGCGGCCGCTTCGTCGGAACGGATGAACGACATTTTTGCGCCCGGGTTCGGGATGCCGAGCGGCTGCCCGTCCTGGACATGCTCAATATGAAAATGAAGCCTGCGGGTATAGTCGTCATGCCCGAGCACGATCGGGAAACGGACGGCCGCGGCCGGAAACGGCGCTTTCTGGAACACGACCGCCTCCACCAGCCGTTTCCCTTCCGCATAGTCGCCTTTCGGCGGCAAGGGGTGCGGCAAAGGATAGCGGTACGGGTCAAAATCGCGCTCGCTTAGCCGCTCTTCCCCAAACGGGTAGACGCTGAGCGACGACGTGACGATATATTTGCCGGTCCGGTCCGCAAATAAAGCGATAGCGTCTTCCGCTTCCTGCGGCGTATAACAAATGTTGTCATATACGACATCGAACGAAGAGGAGCCAAGCAGGCGGCTCAGCGCCGCCTTATCGGTGCGGTCGGCCTGCAGCCGCGTTACAGCGCCGCCGAACGGATCGGGAACGTTGCCCCTTGTGACGATCGTGACGCCTGCCCCTTCGCCTACCAGCCGCTCCACCAGCTTTTTCCCAAAAAACCTCGTTCCGCCCAAAACAAGCACCTTCTTCAATTCCTCCACCCCCTTCACAAATTTTACCACAAAATATTCCCGGCTTGCGCCTATAGCGTCCTGCTGCCGAATATGCTGAAAAGAGCCGTTTATTGAAGTTAGGGGGATGTGCTTATGCATCGCTTTGAGACGCCGCGTCAGGGCGGCGCCGGGCTGCTCGCCTATACGTCCAACCGCGGAGGAACGTTCGAAATTTGGATTTATGTCCCTGCTGCCGGGCTTACTTATCCCATTACCCGGGGGCTGGGAACGGAATTTTCTGTCCCTTATTGGTCGCCGAACCGAAGAAGAATCGCCTTTATCGGAGCAGGCAGCATCCTATACGCGCTTGACACGGCAGCGGGATCCGCCGCACAGATCGATCAGATCGAACCGTACACGCTGCTGGACTGGTCGCCGGACAGCCGATTCCTTACTTATGTGAAAGACGGACAAATCGTCATTTACAATGTGCTCACTCATACGAGCCGTTCCATCCTTCAGGAGGGGGCCGCCGATGCCCAGTGGTTTCCTTCGGGACGCGAGCTTTTGTTTGCCGCACCGGATTCGGCCGGAATCAGCCAGCTCTACCGCATTAACAGCGACGGTACGGATAAGCAGCAGCTGACGCAAAATACGGAAGGCCCGCTTCATAACGTCCGGCTGTCTCATGACGGCCGTTTCGCGCTGTACACTTCACCCGGCGTCAGCATATCCATCATCTCGACGGTCGATTTGGCTACCGGTCAAACGGTTCAGCTCGAAGGCGGACCGCTCGCCAAAAACTACTTTCCGGAATGGTCGCCGGACGATTCGTTAATCGCCTACAGCGCCACCGCGATGGAAGACAACCGCTATATTTCGCTCATCCAAACCGACAGCCGCAGCGGCGGGCAAATGAAAACATGGGCGCAATCGGACTGCTTTGCCTCGCCGGTAAGCTGGTCGCCGGACGGAAACCGCATCGCATATTTGTCCGGATGTACGATCGCCGAACAGGCAAGCCAAATTTGGCTGGTCGATATCCGCAACCCGGCGCCGTTCAAAATCGTGGAAGGAGGCCGCATTGCCGCGCTGCAGTGGTCGCCGCCCGCTGCTGCCTTGCCGCAGACCGACCGGTATATCAATCGGCAGTACCGGGTTTCGTTTCCTTACCCGGCCAGCTGGCGCAAAGTGACGGAGGAGCGATACGAAGGAGCGGACGGTTTTTTTCAAATATCCGCGATTTCGTCCGAGAAAGGGATTGATGAGGTGTGCCGCGCGGAAGCATTTCATCCTTTGCGTCCTTACGGTTCAGCCCCCCGGATCGTCCGGGCAAACATTCAAAATCAGCCGGCCTGCTTCATCTTTCCTTCCGCCGACCAGCCGGCCGAGATGCGAAGCCAGTCGGCGCTGATTGTGAAGTATCCGAAGCCCGTTCCGATTCAGGGGACGGTTTACACCTATTTTATTTTGTGGGCGGACCGCAATCATATCGTTCCAATCGGACAGAGGCTGATGTTCGTTTAACCGGTACTTCCTTCCATACAAAAATGGCCCGCAAGAGGACGTTTTTTGTAATGTCCTTCTTACGGGCCGCCGTTTTTGGGCTGCTTCGATGACAGCCTCAAACAAAGCTATTCCTTATAAACAATGCGCTCCTGGCCGTCTACGAATGCCATCCCGCGTTCAATCGCCAACTCGACCCCGCTGCGTACCGCTTTGTCCAAAGCCGGTCCGGAGCGGGCATATCCGAGCGCTTTCAGCGTTTGCTTGGCCAGGTCCTCTTGCGACAGGCTGATTTGGGCTGCAAGCACCCATTTCACAGCGTTTGCCACTTCTTCCGGCGGCAGATCCTCGGCGGTGCGGCGATGGGTATCTTCCCTCGCTGCGCGGAAGCCGGTATATTCATCCGGCCCGGTTCCTTCCGGCCAGAAAAACGCCCCGCCCGCCGTTTCCGTCCGATTGACGTTTAGCCGGGACAAAAGCTCTTCCATCCGCCGGTCGATTTTGGCGCCCATCCGTCCGATTCCCCATGCCTGCAGCACCCGCTTTGCAAGCAGACTGCGGCTGATCGGTCCTTCCGCGTTAACAACTTGCTTCAGCTGCTTAAGCAGCAGCGGCGTATGCTCCGGAGCGTAAAAAGCGTCCATTCCGAGCGAAACGGCCTCCGGCTGGCACGGCGCATACGGCATCGCCCCGCTTGGAAGCGGATGGTCGCCGCTTGAAGGGATCGGCTGGGCCGCCAAGGCATCCGATGTCGGGGCGCTCGACGTGGAGCCACTCGCCGTCGTGGCGCTCGACGCCTGGGCGTCCACCGTGGAAGCATCCGCGGAACGGGCGCTCGCGTCAGGGGTATCCGTCGCAGAGGCATCGGCCGCCGGAGCGTACACCGTGCGTTCATCGGCTTCCGGGATATCCACTATGGTGGACTTCTCCGGGCGGGCGTTCGCCGTGGGATCCTCCTCTGAACGGGCGCTTGCCTCAGCGCTATCCGCCATAGAGACCGCCGCCATGGAGGCCTCCTCCGTTATGCCGGCCGGCTCTGACTGCAAGGCAGACGCGGCGGCCGCTTCCTGCTGCGCCCGCACGATTCTGATCCGCTCGACCGCCAGCCCGATTTTGCGCAGCTCCGCTTCCCGGTTTTCCCACCAATCCGGCATCCATACGCGGTGCAGGCTCCAGCCAAGCTGCTGCAGCACTTGAGGACGCAAAATGTCCCGGTCGCGCGCCGTCTTCGCTTGGTGATACATCGGACCGTCAAGCAGAATGCCGAGCAAATATCGGCCGGGGTCGTCCGGATCGAGGACGGCAACGTCGATCCGGTATCCCGAAGTACCGATATGAAGACCGGCCTCGTAGCCAAAATGCTTTAGTTCATCCGCTATCGTGCGCTGGATATAACGAACCGAGTCGGCCTGTGCGGCGCTATCGCCGACCGGCAGCACATGCTTTCCTTTTTCCGCAAAGTCCAGAAAAGCTTTCAATCCGAGCACGCCCTGCGCGCTCGTCCGGCTGGCGCTCAGCTGATCGGAACGCAGGGTGGAAAAGACGATCATTTCGCGTCTCGCCCGCGACACCGCCACATTGAGGCGGCGCCACCCTCCCTGCCGGTTCAGCGGCCCGAAGTTCAGGCTGATCTTTCCCGCTTCATCCGGACCGTAACCGACCGAAAATAAAATGACGTCCCGTTCATCGCCCTGCACGTTTTCCAAATTTTTGACGAACAGCGGCTCCGGCAGCTGCGCCATCAGCAGCTCCAATCCCGGCTCCTTCTTCAGCTCCTCATCGAGCAAATCCTCAATCAGCGTTTGCTGGATAGAGCTGAACGTGACAACCCCGATGCTGGATTGACGCAGTTTATCGTCTTTCAGCCGCCGTGAAATTTCCGCAATGACCGCTTCCGCTTCCGCGCGGTTTTGCTTGGAGCGTCCCCGGTCGTAAAATCCGCCCACAGGGCGCCACGTCACGCTGGATACCGGCTCATCGGGCGACGGGAACGTCAGCAGTTTGTTGTCGTAATAGTGCGCATTGCTGAACGCGATCAAACTTTCGTGGCGGCTGCGGTAATGCCAGGATAAATGCATCTGCGGCATGCCCAGCGCCAGCGCGTCGTCGAGTATGCTTTCCATGTCCTGAACCGCCGTTTCTTCTTCGCCTTCTTCATCGTTTGTTTTGGAGAAAAAGCTTGTCGGCGGCAGCTGCTTCGGATCTCCAACGATGACGGCCTGTTTGCCCCTGGCTAAAGCGCCGACCGCCCAAGCGGTAGGAACCTGCGAAGCCTCGTCGAAAATAACGAGATCGAATTTGGCGCCTGCCGGATCCAAATATTGCGCGACGGAAATCGGGCTCATCAGCATGCAGGGCGTCAATCTCGGGAGCAGATTCGGAATTTGCTCGAACAGTTTCCGGATCGAAACGCCTCTGCCGCCGCTGCGGATCGCCCGCTGCAGGATGCCCGCTTCGGAGCTCTGGGCCGCTTCTTGCGTCATTTGCGGAACTTTGGCCGAGAGCCGCGCGGCGATCTCCTGTCGGGTCAGTTCCTCAAAGCGGCGGTCCGTCTCCGCGAACCGCTCCATGCTCTCTTCAAACAAAGAGCCGGAGAAAGAGCCCAGCCGCTCGTCATTGGCAATAATATCGTTTGCGCAAGCTTTATACAGCCCCCGCTCAAAAGCCGGAATCAGCTGTTCATTCGGCAGCTCGCCTCGCTCGTAAGGAATAAGGAGCGGGAGAAGACCTTCCGCCTCCGCTTGTTCGCGCACCCGCTGCCATGCGCACCAGTCGCGCAATGCGTCCAGGCTCATGGCCCATACGCCCGTTTTGCGCTGCATGAACGAATACCAGCTCGCAGGTCCGGCCGCAGCCGCAAGCTCTTCCCGATCAACCTGCAGCTGCAGAAGCAGCTCCCGCTCAAGCGCATCGGTCTGCTTGTAAAGAGCTGCCGCGCGCTCCAGCACCCCGCTCTGCGCCATAAAAGCGCTGCGCCCGCTTTGGAGCAGCTCGCCGATCCGGCTGCGCGCCTGCAGCGCAGCGGCCGGACTGTTGTACCAGCCGGCAAGCAGCCTGTCCAGCTGCATAACCCAATCGCAAGTCTTCAGCACGGCGTCCCAATCGCCATGCTCTTCGTTCCACAGCGTGCTTCCGATCAGCGGGGCGGCGGAACCGCCCGCTTCTTGCAGCTTTTGCTCTTCTTCCTGCCAACGGATGATATCGTTCAGGTGACCTTTCACCCGCTCCTTGGACAGGTTTGTACCGGGGAGCGCCATCCCTTTCAGCAGCTTCAGCACGCGGTTTTGTCCCGTCCATTTCGGCAAAAACCACTGCAGCTCCGCCTTCGTCCACTCCGAAAGCGTCAGCCGCGCATCGAAACGGACAGCATCCGGGCTGAAGCTGGCGCAGACGGTTTGACGAATCGCATCTCTTCGTTTCCCTTGTTCCGCCGCGGCTTTCAACCCGGCTGCGGTTTCCTCCAGATTCGCAGCTTGCAGCAAAGCCGGCTTCACGTCCGGCACTTGGAGCAACAATTCGCATAACTGGACGAGCATCGTTATATCGCGGGCGCACAAGGCTTCTGAACCGGTTTGAAGCAGGCTGGCGGCCTGGGCCAGCGCATCCTGGCAAGGCTGCAGCTCGGCGCCATACCGTTCCAGCAACCGCTCCACTTCATCTTTAAACGGCTGCGAGTAAGCGGCGCAGCGCGCTTCGCGCCAAGGATGTCCGGCCGGAGTTCCGCTTTGACGCCCCGCCGCTTGAATCCGGGAGGCGAGGTCCCGCCAAACGCTCAGCTTCTCCGGCGTGAGTGTTTCGATGGCGGCCAAGTCGAAGCGAACGGGATCGAGCCCTTTGCCGGCACGTTCAAATCCGGCTATCGCCTCAAATAAAGAAAGGCCAAAGCGGTGCTGACGATGAAGCGCGGTAGCGTACCCGTTGAGTTCGCCGCGCAAGCCTCCCAGGCGGTCCGCCTGAACGCTCCACGTTTCCGGCGTCTGCGCCCGCGGCGCTTCCATTGCTGCGTTAAGCTGATCGAGAACGGCTTTCTTCGTGCTTTTGTTCGAATGCAGCTCCAGACAGAACGGGCCTAGACCAATCTGCTCCAGCCGCTTCTGGACAACGGACAGGGCAGCCATTTTCTCCGCCACGAACAGCACCCGCTTGCCGCCGGCGAGCGCGCTTGCGATCATATTCGTAATCGTCTGGGACTTGCCGGTCCCCGGAGGGCCGTGCAGCACGAAGCTTTGGCCGTCTGCCGCCGCCCGTATCGCCGACAGCTGGGAGGAATCGGCGCTTACCGGGACGGTAAGCCGGCCGGGATGCTCCTCGTCAAGCGGCCTCTCCTCTCCGGCCGCTTCCTGCCACAGCAGCTTCCCTTCCATTAAGCTGGCGACGATCGCGTTCTCCGCCAAAGCATCGACGCGTGTGCGGATGTCGTTCCACATGACAAACTGGCCGAAAGAAAACAGTCCCAAATATGCGGATTCTTCCACATCCCAGCGGGACATCTGCATCAGGGCATGCCGGATGACGGTAAAGATCCCTTTCAGATCAACGCCGTTATCGTCTCTCGGAAGCGGATCAAGCCCGCCGATCTGGATGCCGAAATCTTGCCGGAGCATTTCCAGCAGCGTAATATTGATTTGCGGTTCCTCGTCCCGGCCGCGGATCACATATCCGAGGCGTGACGATTTTCGGACGATATCAACCGGGATGAGGACGAGCGGCGCATACCGGGGCAGTTCGCTGACGTTCGTCTCGTACCATTTCAGCAGTCCGAGCGCAAGATACAGCGTGTTTGCTCCATTTTCTTCAAGCGAGCTGCGGGAGGAGCGGTACAAATGTACGAGGCGTTTTTCCAGCTCCGCCTCATTCAGGTCTGCGCGCAGACGATTTCGTTTAAATTCTTGATGGAGCAGCTCCGCCAGAGGGTGGCTGCCGCTTATGCTTTGATATAAATTCGCGCTTCGCACCTCGTCCTGCCAGTCCCCTGGCTTTGCGAGCAGAGAGAACTCTTCGCGCCGGGCAAGCGCATCCTCCAATTCGCCAAGCTGAACGGTCATTAGTGACACGCTGGCTTTCGTCAGCCTGAAATTAAGAAGCGTATTGCGGAGGGACAAATCGAGCAGGCGGCGCTCCCACAGCTTCTGGCGGGTGATGGGGATCGACTCCGCATCCTCCGGTTTCGCAATCACTTCGACCGGCAGCGGAGCAGCGGACGAATCGGCTTCGGGAAGCGGGGCTTCGATCTCCCATCCTTCCGGCGTTGCCGTCCGCAGCGGCAACGGACGAATGGAACCTCCACGCGCACGGCGCACGTCCACGACGCAATCAAATTGATCCGGATTTTGCAGCTTGGATTCCGCCCGCAGCACCGCATCGTCGAAAGTGGCCCCCGTTCCCTGCACGAAAGCGGTCGATTCGATCACGCATATTTCGTTAACGCCGGAAGCGATCCGCTTCGTCAGCAGTGAAATATCGTCCTGGACGCTCTCGGAGAACGTCTCCTCCACAAGCCAAACGCCCGCAAACGCATGCCCCTCGGTAAAAATGAGCAGCGGATGCAGCCCGACCGCTTCCATGCAGGCGGCATACAAAAGCGACAAATCGAGGCAGTTGCCCATACGCTGAGCAAATACCGCTTCCGGAAGACGGACGCGCTGGCCGATCTTCTCGAAGCTTGGCGGCGCTACGTTGTAAGAGATGCCTCTGTTTTGCAGCGCCGCATAAATGGCCGCCGCCTGCATCCGCACCCGGTTAGGGTCTTTGCTCTGATAAGCCGTGAACGAAGGATTGCCGCTCCATTTGCCTAAATTGTCTGCCGCTTCACGCACAATCTGCGCCACCTGCGGGTGATTGGGCATTACGAATGCGGCGGCCAGCTCCGGCAGTACGGCCAGCCCGCTCCACTCATCAAACGTGAGCACGGTGATCGGCTGCCTCTCCTGCAGCAGCGGCGTTTCGCCCTGCATGACGGTGAGGGTCATCGTGCCGCTTACCCGCTCCGACAATCCGCCGAGATACGAAGCGGACATGTGCACATCGATAGTTCCGAGATCCGCCGGATGCCCGGCCGGCAGCACATCATATGTTTTGCTCCATTCAAAAGCAAAATCCGGCTCGGCAGTCAATGTTACCGTTACGTTATGCAGATCATCATCCGAATTATTTGTTAATACAACCCGTTTTACGACAGGCACGTGATTTTGCTGCATCGCATAATTGATCGTTTCGCTGTACGTCCAATCGCATGTGATTTTGTAGCTCAATTGCAAGCCTCCCGTTTTCATGCAAAATATTGGATTCTCCTGTTTAATACGGAACTATATGGGTCTTTTCATAGTATCATAGCATTGATGCCTTAAACACTATAACCATTTTCCTGCGTAATTCACGAAAAAGCAAAAAAACCCTTTGCCCGCGCAAAGAGTTTCAACATACTGTGTACCGCAAAAAAATCGGCAGGCCAAGGGTTCCCCCTCAACCTGCCGTCAGCTGGCATTGTCTAATCGACCTAGATGATTCGAATTTCGTTAAGCGAGCGGATAAGCACATCCGCCTCCGGAGCCAACACTTCTTCAGAGCCTTCATACGTGATGATGCCTACAGCCAGACTTCCCGCCGCCTTAGCCATTCTCATATCCACGATTGAATCGCCGACGACCGCCATATCGGCAGGTTGGATACACAGCTCTTCGCACGCCAAATGGACCATGTCGGGAGACGGCTTGCCGGTTTGAACTTTCTCGGGTGTAATGACAAAATCCAATTGTTCCAATATATTTAGCAGACGCATGCAATCTTCCGTTCGCGCCAGAGCATCCGAAGTCAAAATGCCGGTGTAGATTCCCTCCTGACGCAGCGCATGAAAAATTTCAGGTGCTCCTTCGACACGCTTGAAAGCAAGGTCAATCTGAAGCTGTGCATCAGCGGTTCTGAAAATTTCCGACGCGATCTGCTTGCATTGCACCCATGAACCGCCTCCCAACTGATATAGAAGCCCGGCGGTCATAATAATCTCTTCCTGAGTGGACGCAACCGCCAGCACGCCATGATGGTCAACACCATCTTCGGTTATCCCCATCAGCCTGCTCCATGCCTGCCGATGCCCGTCGCCCACGACAGACAGAAACGCTTCTTTGCGCAAATTATCGATATAGGTCCAGAAGCCGAAGGCATCGAACAGCGTTCCATCCTTGTCGAATGCC carries:
- a CDS encoding 3'-5' exoribonuclease YhaM family protein; the protein is MTLIKDMNAQDQFVGFYLLRELEVRQTNSTPPKDYFDIVLGDSSGQISAKFWDVSPTDKETFFPMALVKVKGIVQLYREKLQVKIMQIRKANDEDGVSLTDFIRSAPIRPIDLVHAIKQALGSITDREIHDLTAFCVDRAEEKLMHYPAAKTHHHAYYAGLAYHMARMLELGEFLCRQRPFLNPDMLKAGIILHDIAKTEEMDARLGIVSEYSLTGKLIGHISIAASWITEAAVRLNIDPRSEKVVALQHMVLSHHNLPEWGSPVLPQTAEAVALHHIDALDAKMQMVEDALDSTPDTEPWTPPIRGLENKAIYRTNGTNV
- a CDS encoding AAA family ATPase, with the translated sequence MRKLVFFLGPAGAGKTTLAKTLAKQRRAAFFDMDTLTRPAAEAIMTLLGQDPDDRDSPVYKRHCRDLGYRITMDAALENVELGTDAFVVGPFTKEIEDPLWHKQELARIGASPNDVDVKALFVFLPDDEHYRRRIQDRGSHLDEWKLSNWSRFSPSLIRRDIKWELPPSSILYFDNSGPLTEEKFAQIERFVYGNDGGK
- a CDS encoding NAD-dependent epimerase/dehydratase family protein codes for the protein MKKVLVLGGTRFFGKKLVERLVGEGAGVTIVTRGNVPDPFGGAVTRLQADRTDKAALSRLLGSSSFDVVYDNICYTPQEAEDAIALFADRTGKYIVTSSLSVYPFGEERLSERDFDPYRYPLPHPLPPKGDYAEGKRLVEAVVFQKAPFPAAAVRFPIVLGHDDYTRRLHFHIEHVQDGQPLGIPNPGAKMSFIRSDEAAAFLAWLGRSELAGPVNACSKGEISPGEIVSFISEAVGKPADIVSETEQIHMSPFGVPEPWYMDTEKAEAAGFAFEQLNDWLPDLIREIAAGRSK
- a CDS encoding PD40 domain-containing protein, whose protein sequence is MHRFETPRQGGAGLLAYTSNRGGTFEIWIYVPAAGLTYPITRGLGTEFSVPYWSPNRRRIAFIGAGSILYALDTAAGSAAQIDQIEPYTLLDWSPDSRFLTYVKDGQIVIYNVLTHTSRSILQEGAADAQWFPSGRELLFAAPDSAGISQLYRINSDGTDKQQLTQNTEGPLHNVRLSHDGRFALYTSPGVSISIISTVDLATGQTVQLEGGPLAKNYFPEWSPDDSLIAYSATAMEDNRYISLIQTDSRSGGQMKTWAQSDCFASPVSWSPDGNRIAYLSGCTIAEQASQIWLVDIRNPAPFKIVEGGRIAALQWSPPAAALPQTDRYINRQYRVSFPYPASWRKVTEERYEGADGFFQISAISSEKGIDEVCRAEAFHPLRPYGSAPRIVRANIQNQPACFIFPSADQPAEMRSQSALIVKYPKPVPIQGTVYTYFILWADRNHIVPIGQRLMFV
- a CDS encoding DUF3320 domain-containing protein, which translates into the protein MSYKITCDWTYSETINYAMQQNHVPVVKRVVLTNNSDDDLHNVTVTLTAEPDFAFEWSKTYDVLPAGHPADLGTIDVHMSASYLGGLSERVSGTMTLTVMQGETPLLQERQPITVLTFDEWSGLAVLPELAAAFVMPNHPQVAQIVREAADNLGKWSGNPSFTAYQSKDPNRVRMQAAAIYAALQNRGISYNVAPPSFEKIGQRVRLPEAVFAQRMGNCLDLSLLYAACMEAVGLHPLLIFTEGHAFAGVWLVEETFSESVQDDISLLTKRIASGVNEICVIESTAFVQGTGATFDDAVLRAESKLQNPDQFDCVVDVRRARGGSIRPLPLRTATPEGWEIEAPLPEADSSAAPLPVEVIAKPEDAESIPITRQKLWERRLLDLSLRNTLLNFRLTKASVSLMTVQLGELEDALARREEFSLLAKPGDWQDEVRSANLYQSISGSHPLAELLHQEFKRNRLRADLNEAELEKRLVHLYRSSRSSLEENGANTLYLALGLLKWYETNVSELPRYAPLVLIPVDIVRKSSRLGYVIRGRDEEPQINITLLEMLRQDFGIQIGGLDPLPRDDNGVDLKGIFTVIRHALMQMSRWDVEESAYLGLFSFGQFVMWNDIRTRVDALAENAIVASLMEGKLLWQEAAGEERPLDEEHPGRLTVPVSADSSQLSAIRAAADGQSFVLHGPPGTGKSQTITNMIASALAGGKRVLFVAEKMAALSVVQKRLEQIGLGPFCLELHSNKSTKKAVLDQLNAAMEAPRAQTPETWSVQADRLGGLRGELNGYATALHRQHRFGLSLFEAIAGFERAGKGLDPVRFDLAAIETLTPEKLSVWRDLASRIQAAGRQSGTPAGHPWREARCAAYSQPFKDEVERLLERYGAELQPCQDALAQAASLLQTGSEALCARDITMLVQLCELLLQVPDVKPALLQAANLEETAAGLKAAAEQGKRRDAIRQTVCASFSPDAVRFDARLTLSEWTKAELQWFLPKWTGQNRVLKLLKGMALPGTNLSKERVKGHLNDIIRWQEEEQKLQEAGGSAAPLIGSTLWNEEHGDWDAVLKTCDWVMQLDRLLAGWYNSPAAALQARSRIGELLQSGRSAFMAQSGVLERAAALYKQTDALERELLLQLQVDREELAAAAGPASWYSFMQRKTGVWAMSLDALRDWCAWQRVREQAEAEGLLPLLIPYERGELPNEQLIPAFERGLYKACANDIIANDERLGSFSGSLFEESMERFAETDRRFEELTRQEIAARLSAKVPQMTQEAAQSSEAGILQRAIRSGGRGVSIRKLFEQIPNLLPRLTPCMLMSPISVAQYLDPAGAKFDLVIFDEASQVPTAWAVGALARGKQAVIVGDPKQLPPTSFFSKTNDEEGEEETAVQDMESILDDALALGMPQMHLSWHYRSRHESLIAFSNAHYYDNKLLTFPSPDEPVSSVTWRPVGGFYDRGRSKQNRAEAEAVIAEISRRLKDDKLRQSSIGVVTFSSIQQTLIEDLLDEELKKEPGLELLMAQLPEPLFVKNLENVQGDERDVILFSVGYGPDEAGKISLNFGPLNRQGGWRRLNVAVSRARREMIVFSTLRSDQLSASRTSAQGVLGLKAFLDFAEKGKHVLPVGDSAAQADSVRYIQRTIADELKHFGYEAGLHIGTSGYRIDVAVLDPDDPGRYLLGILLDGPMYHQAKTARDRDILRPQVLQQLGWSLHRVWMPDWWENREAELRKIGLAVERIRIVRAQQEAAAASALQSEPAGITEEASMAAVSMADSAEASARSEEDPTANARPEKSTIVDIPEADERTVYAPAADASATDTPDASARSADASTVDAQASSATTASGSTSSAPTSDALAAQPIPSSGDHPLPSGAMPYAPCQPEAVSLGMDAFYAPEHTPLLLKQLKQVVNAEGPISRSLLAKRVLQAWGIGRMGAKIDRRMEELLSRLNVNRTETAGGAFFWPEGTGPDEYTGFRAAREDTHRRTAEDLPPEEVANAVKWVLAAQISLSQEDLAKQTLKALGYARSGPALDKAVRSGVELAIERGMAFVDGQERIVYKE
- a CDS encoding HAD family hydrolase → MTGRTVCFGAMSAQVKCVAFDKDGTLFDAFGFWTYIDNLRKEAFLSVVGDGHRQAWSRLMGITEDGVDHHGVLAVASTQEEIIMTAGLLYQLGGGSWVQCKQIASEIFRTADAQLQIDLAFKRVEGAPEIFHALRQEGIYTGILTSDALARTEDCMRLLNILEQLDFVITPEKVQTGKPSPDMVHLACEELCIQPADMAVVGDSIVDMRMAKAAGSLAVGIITYEGSEEVLAPEADVLIRSLNEIRII